A single Streptomyces mirabilis DNA region contains:
- a CDS encoding class I SAM-dependent methyltransferase: protein MTRCRLCGSEALVSVVDLGATPPCESFLAADQLDQPEPAYPLHLRVCTDCWLAQIPPLITPEETFKEYAYFSSFSTSWVEHARTFVADAVQRLGLGTDAFVVEVASNDGYLLRHVVDRGIRCLGIEPSVNVGAAARDAGVPTLTEFLSPDTGSAVRAEHGPADLVVANNVYAHIPDVVGFTQGLRALVADDGWVSIEVQHLLTLIEENQYDTIYHEHFQYYTVASATRALASGGLALVDVELLPTHGGSIRLWARPAEVAGEPTRRVADVLDREKAAGLQELSGYTEFSARVAKVRRDLLRFLIDAAERGETVVGYGAPGKGNTLLNHCGIRPDLLAYTVDRNPYKHGRFTPGTRIPILPPEQIAADKPDYVLVLPWNLRAELVEQLSFVHDWGGRLVFPIPELSIVEVKS, encoded by the coding sequence ATGACACGATGCCGACTCTGCGGCTCGGAAGCTCTGGTGAGCGTCGTCGATCTTGGGGCGACGCCACCGTGTGAGAGCTTTCTCGCCGCGGACCAACTGGACCAGCCGGAGCCGGCGTACCCGCTGCACCTGCGGGTCTGCACCGACTGCTGGCTCGCGCAGATCCCGCCGCTGATCACGCCGGAGGAGACGTTCAAGGAGTACGCGTACTTCTCCTCGTTCTCTACCTCCTGGGTGGAGCACGCGCGCACGTTCGTCGCCGACGCCGTACAGCGGCTGGGTCTCGGCACCGACGCCTTCGTGGTCGAGGTGGCGAGCAACGACGGGTACCTGCTGAGGCACGTGGTCGACCGCGGGATCCGCTGCCTCGGCATCGAGCCGTCGGTGAACGTCGGCGCCGCGGCACGGGACGCGGGTGTGCCCACGCTCACGGAGTTCCTGTCCCCGGACACGGGCTCGGCCGTCCGCGCCGAGCACGGCCCGGCGGACCTGGTCGTGGCCAACAACGTGTACGCGCACATCCCCGACGTGGTCGGGTTCACCCAGGGGCTGCGCGCCCTGGTCGCCGACGACGGCTGGGTCTCCATCGAGGTGCAACACCTGCTGACCCTGATCGAGGAGAACCAGTACGACACGATCTACCACGAGCACTTCCAGTACTACACGGTGGCGTCCGCGACCCGAGCCCTCGCGAGCGGCGGACTCGCGCTCGTGGACGTCGAGTTGCTCCCTACGCACGGCGGCTCGATCCGGCTGTGGGCCCGGCCGGCCGAGGTGGCCGGCGAGCCGACCCGGCGGGTGGCCGACGTGCTGGACCGGGAGAAGGCCGCCGGACTGCAGGAGCTGTCCGGGTACACCGAGTTCTCCGCCCGGGTGGCCAAGGTGCGCCGGGACCTGCTGCGGTTCCTCATCGACGCGGCCGAGCGCGGCGAGACGGTCGTCGGCTACGGCGCCCCTGGCAAGGGCAACACCCTGCTCAACCACTGCGGCATCCGGCCCGACCTGCTCGCGTACACGGTCGACCGCAACCCCTACAAGCACGGCAGGTTCACCCCGGGCACCCGCATCCCGATCCTGCCGCCCGAGCAGATAGCCGCCGACAAGCCGGACTACGTCCTCGTCCTCCCATGGAACCTGCGGGCCGAGCTGGTCGAGCAACTGTCCTTCGTGCACGACTGGGGCGGCCGGCTGGTCTTTCCGATCCCGGAACTGAGCATTGTCGAGGTCAAGTCATGA
- a CDS encoding heparinase II/III family protein encodes MTMSAGWYLRRLSRMGPREVAGRAGDAVRRRRWRSARPDCPSVTGARFTAVLPAGTVAAVPPDAAKRLVAEADRLMYGHAEFFGVVRDDLDDPDWWCDPKTGRRAPWGYAFDVPYRNEDVVGDIKQIWELSRHQYLTVLAAAYAVTGDERYAERVAEHLRSWWAANPPLRGVHWISGIELGIRLLSWVWIRRLLDGWPGATGLFEGNPVALNQIWHHQRWLAAFPSRGSSANNHVIAETAGQFAAACAFDWFPSSARWRAGALRSLERQLHSNTFDSGLNRELATEYHGLVLELGLAAVAEADAADVPVPESIRLVLLRMTDALAAVVDNRLRPPRQGDADDGHGLVVDGAGTDRWASLLATGDAVFGRLAWWPTVTGADVRTPLLAALIRPYPESGTASAVTRPASRPTHFADAGLTVLRGPGEIWARCDGGPHGFLSIAAHAHADALSVEVRHDGVDVLADPGTYCYHGQPEWRQYFRSTLGHNTVQLDGGDQSVSGGPFLWTRHARSRVLVADASGEGVARWCAEHDGYQGSVHRRRVELTAASQELRVVDEVRGPRRAVRLAFHLGPAVAADLVGHRAVLTWIRDGEGRSAVLDLPGQLSWQAHRGETEPPLGWYSAGFGRKEPTTTLVGTGFADGTDGFTTVLRFHG; translated from the coding sequence ATGACCATGAGCGCGGGCTGGTACCTGCGGCGGCTGTCCCGGATGGGACCGCGGGAGGTCGCGGGCCGGGCGGGGGACGCCGTACGCAGGCGGCGGTGGCGGTCGGCGCGGCCGGACTGCCCGAGCGTGACCGGCGCCCGGTTCACCGCGGTCCTGCCCGCGGGAACGGTCGCCGCGGTGCCACCGGACGCCGCGAAACGGCTCGTCGCCGAGGCGGACCGGCTGATGTACGGGCACGCCGAGTTCTTCGGGGTGGTCCGAGACGACCTGGACGACCCGGACTGGTGGTGCGACCCGAAGACCGGGCGCCGGGCTCCGTGGGGCTACGCCTTCGACGTGCCGTACCGGAACGAGGACGTGGTCGGGGACATCAAACAGATCTGGGAGCTGTCCCGGCATCAGTACCTCACCGTGCTCGCCGCCGCCTACGCGGTCACCGGGGACGAGCGGTACGCCGAGCGCGTCGCCGAGCATCTGCGGTCGTGGTGGGCGGCCAACCCACCGCTGCGCGGTGTGCACTGGATCAGCGGCATCGAGCTGGGCATCCGGCTGCTGTCCTGGGTGTGGATCCGGCGGCTGCTCGACGGCTGGCCGGGCGCGACCGGGCTGTTCGAGGGCAACCCGGTGGCGCTGAACCAGATCTGGCACCACCAGCGCTGGCTGGCCGCCTTCCCCAGCCGGGGGTCCTCGGCGAACAACCACGTCATCGCCGAGACCGCCGGGCAGTTCGCCGCGGCCTGCGCGTTCGACTGGTTCCCCTCCTCGGCGCGTTGGCGAGCCGGCGCGCTGCGGTCGCTGGAGCGGCAGCTGCACAGCAACACCTTCGACTCCGGCCTCAACCGTGAGCTGGCCACCGAGTACCACGGACTTGTGCTGGAGCTCGGGCTGGCCGCGGTGGCCGAGGCGGATGCCGCCGACGTGCCGGTCCCCGAGTCGATCCGGCTGGTACTGCTGCGGATGACGGACGCGCTCGCGGCCGTCGTGGACAACCGGCTGCGGCCGCCGCGTCAGGGGGACGCGGACGACGGACACGGTCTGGTGGTGGACGGCGCGGGCACCGACCGCTGGGCCTCGCTGCTGGCCACCGGCGACGCCGTGTTCGGCCGGCTCGCCTGGTGGCCGACGGTGACCGGGGCCGATGTGCGTACCCCGCTGCTGGCCGCGCTCATCCGGCCGTACCCGGAAAGCGGAACCGCATCGGCCGTGACCCGCCCGGCAAGCCGACCGACCCACTTCGCCGACGCGGGGCTCACCGTCCTGCGCGGTCCGGGGGAGATCTGGGCCCGCTGCGACGGAGGTCCGCACGGCTTCCTGTCCATCGCCGCGCACGCCCACGCGGACGCGCTGTCCGTGGAGGTCCGGCACGACGGGGTCGACGTGCTCGCCGACCCGGGGACGTACTGCTACCACGGGCAGCCCGAGTGGCGGCAGTACTTCCGGTCCACCCTCGGCCACAACACCGTCCAACTGGACGGCGGTGACCAGTCCGTCTCCGGCGGCCCGTTCCTGTGGACCCGGCATGCCCGCAGCCGTGTCCTGGTCGCGGACGCGTCCGGCGAGGGGGTGGCCCGCTGGTGTGCCGAGCACGACGGCTACCAGGGCTCCGTGCACCGCCGCCGGGTGGAGCTGACGGCCGCGAGCCAGGAGCTGCGGGTGGTCGACGAGGTGCGCGGCCCGCGCCGGGCCGTGCGCCTGGCGTTCCACCTCGGCCCTGCCGTCGCCGCGGACCTGGTGGGGCACCGGGCAGTGCTCACCTGGATCCGGGACGGTGAGGGGCGTTCCGCCGTGCTGGACCTGCCCGGGCAGTTGTCCTGGCAGGCGCACCGCGGCGAGACCGAACCGCCGCTGGGCTGGTACTCCGCGGGATTCGGGCGCAAAGAACCCACCACCACGCTGGTCGGCACCGGCTTCGCCGACGGCACGGACGGGTTCACCACCGTGCTCAGGTTCCACGGCTAG
- a CDS encoding glycosyltransferase, with protein MHVLVVHNRYASAQPSGENKVVDQEVALLRAAGHRVEVFERRSDDIGSRSLLGKVAVPLLVPWNPAVRTELAALLRTERPDVVHVHNVFPLLSPAVLAACADAGVPAVATLHNYTQVCPPGTLQRDGRPCTECVGSAPLPAVRHGCYRNSRLATVPLAVSMSVNRRRWWSGVERFFCISAAQRDVLVRAGMPPERLAVKHNFVPEPGACRAGAGEHLLYLGRLAEAKGVRLLMAAWDELAADGGVGVPLVIAGTGPLEPEVTAWAAGRDDVRYVGLYDTAECREAIARSVAVVAPSTWLEAFGLVVVEAMAAGVPVVAAGHGAFVELVEDGVTGLLHLPGESASLASCLRRITAESARNREMGQAARRRYEQDFSPAVGLERLLEEYRTAIAGRSAMARGGDTRASRGDGDSR; from the coding sequence ATGCACGTCCTCGTGGTGCACAACCGCTACGCCTCCGCGCAGCCGAGCGGGGAGAACAAGGTCGTCGACCAGGAGGTGGCGCTGCTGCGTGCGGCCGGCCACCGGGTCGAGGTGTTCGAGCGGCGCAGCGACGACATCGGCTCCCGTTCCCTCCTCGGCAAGGTCGCGGTGCCGCTCCTCGTGCCGTGGAACCCGGCGGTGCGCACGGAGCTCGCCGCCCTTCTGCGCACCGAGCGGCCGGACGTGGTGCACGTCCACAACGTCTTCCCGCTCCTGTCGCCCGCGGTGCTCGCCGCCTGTGCCGACGCCGGTGTGCCCGCCGTCGCCACGCTGCACAACTACACCCAGGTCTGCCCGCCCGGCACGCTGCAGCGGGACGGCCGGCCGTGCACCGAGTGCGTCGGATCCGCGCCGCTGCCCGCCGTCCGGCACGGCTGCTACCGGAACTCCCGCCTCGCGACGGTGCCGCTCGCGGTCAGCATGTCGGTCAACCGGCGCCGGTGGTGGTCCGGCGTGGAGCGGTTCTTCTGCATCTCCGCGGCGCAGCGCGACGTCCTGGTGCGGGCCGGCATGCCACCCGAGCGACTGGCGGTGAAGCACAACTTCGTGCCCGAACCGGGCGCCTGCCGAGCGGGCGCAGGCGAGCATCTGCTCTATCTCGGCCGGCTCGCGGAGGCCAAGGGCGTGCGGCTGCTCATGGCCGCGTGGGACGAACTCGCCGCCGACGGCGGAGTGGGCGTCCCGCTCGTGATCGCCGGTACGGGGCCGCTGGAGCCGGAGGTGACCGCCTGGGCGGCGGGCCGGGACGACGTCCGGTACGTCGGCCTTTACGACACGGCGGAGTGCCGGGAGGCCATCGCGCGGTCGGTCGCCGTGGTGGCTCCCTCGACGTGGCTGGAGGCGTTCGGCCTGGTGGTCGTGGAGGCGATGGCGGCCGGGGTCCCGGTCGTCGCCGCCGGTCACGGCGCCTTCGTCGAACTCGTCGAGGACGGGGTGACCGGGCTTCTGCACCTGCCGGGCGAGTCCGCATCACTCGCGTCCTGCCTGCGCCGGATCACGGCCGAGTCGGCCCGCAACCGGGAGATGGGCCAGGCGGCCCGGCGCCGTTACGAGCAGGACTTCAGCCCGGCCGTCGGCCTGGAGCGCCTGTTGGAGGAGTACCGCACCGCCATCGCGGGTCGGTCAGCAATGGCTCGCGGTGGGGACACCCGCGCGAGCAGGGGGGATGGGGACAGCAGATGA
- a CDS encoding right-handed parallel beta-helix repeat-containing protein, whose protein sequence is MGIKRRHWALAAAPLALALLTTTGCESTSGAEADPKAAPSASASAASAARSVARVCAHPAAGPAKAPAGAVTVDPAVVGDLAAKTKSSPPNTTFWLRPGRHRLDPDRYAQVIPKKGDHYLGAPGAVLDGRKKNQYAFAGTARDVTIRYLTVQGFVAPQDEGVVNHDSADGWVIEHTTIQDNSGAGLMAGARQQVRANCLRDNGQYGMNAYKGNGRITGLVVEGNEIVGNNTGDWERRRKGCGCTGGIKFWAVNGADVSGNWVHDNRGPGLWADTDNNDFRIENNVIEANDGAALIYETSYNAVIRDNTIRRNNWVEGRKAADSGDNFPYATVYLSESGGEPRVPARTDKIEIYRNVLEDNWNGITLWENADRFCNSPANTSSGDCTLLVKKTASCAKPAIAKAPLYSDCRWKTQRVDIHGNRFVLDESVVKCAEKCDRMAVLSNYGTYPDWSPYQGEGVADAITEKQHNRWHDNTYVGPWKFVAQDQSRVLDFGQWQATPYLQDKGSTLDLQAGG, encoded by the coding sequence GTGGGGATCAAGAGGCGGCACTGGGCGTTGGCGGCGGCACCGCTGGCGCTGGCCCTGCTGACGACGACCGGCTGTGAGAGCACGTCGGGAGCCGAGGCGGACCCGAAGGCCGCGCCATCCGCATCTGCATCCGCCGCGTCCGCGGCCCGATCCGTGGCCCGGGTGTGCGCCCACCCCGCGGCCGGGCCGGCGAAGGCGCCGGCAGGCGCGGTGACCGTCGACCCCGCGGTGGTCGGTGACCTGGCCGCGAAGACCAAGAGCAGCCCCCCGAACACCACGTTCTGGCTTCGACCTGGCAGGCACAGGCTCGACCCGGACCGCTACGCCCAGGTCATCCCCAAGAAGGGGGACCACTACCTGGGTGCGCCGGGCGCGGTGCTCGACGGCCGGAAGAAGAACCAGTACGCGTTCGCCGGTACCGCCCGCGATGTCACCATCCGCTATCTGACCGTGCAGGGTTTCGTCGCGCCGCAGGACGAAGGCGTCGTCAACCACGACTCGGCCGACGGGTGGGTGATCGAACACACGACGATCCAGGACAACTCCGGCGCCGGGCTGATGGCCGGTGCCCGCCAGCAGGTCCGCGCCAACTGCCTGCGCGACAACGGCCAGTACGGCATGAACGCGTACAAGGGCAACGGCCGCATCACCGGCCTGGTCGTCGAGGGCAACGAGATCGTGGGCAACAACACCGGCGACTGGGAGCGGCGGCGGAAGGGCTGCGGCTGCACCGGAGGCATCAAGTTCTGGGCCGTCAACGGCGCCGACGTGAGCGGCAACTGGGTGCACGACAACCGCGGACCCGGGCTGTGGGCGGACACCGACAACAACGACTTCCGCATCGAGAACAACGTGATCGAGGCCAACGACGGTGCCGCACTGATCTACGAGACCAGCTACAACGCGGTCATCCGGGACAACACGATCCGGCGGAACAACTGGGTCGAGGGCCGCAAGGCGGCCGACAGCGGCGACAACTTCCCGTACGCGACCGTCTACCTGTCCGAGTCCGGGGGCGAACCACGGGTCCCGGCCCGCACCGACAAGATCGAGATCTACCGGAACGTGCTGGAGGACAACTGGAACGGGATCACCCTCTGGGAGAACGCCGACCGGTTCTGCAACAGCCCGGCCAACACCTCGTCCGGTGACTGCACCCTGCTGGTGAAGAAGACCGCCAGCTGCGCGAAGCCGGCCATCGCCAAGGCACCCCTCTACTCCGACTGCCGGTGGAAGACCCAGCGGGTCGACATCCACGGCAACCGCTTCGTGCTCGACGAGTCCGTCGTCAAGTGCGCGGAGAAGTGCGACCGCATGGCGGTGCTGTCCAACTACGGCACCTATCCGGACTGGTCGCCGTACCAGGGCGAGGGCGTGGCCGACGCGATCACCGAGAAGCAGCACAACCGCTGGCACGACAACACCTACGTCGGGCCATGGAAGTTCGTCGCCCAGGACCAGAGCCGGGTGCTCGACTTCGGGCAGTGGCAGGCGACGCCGTACCTGCAGGACAAGGGCAGCACCCTCGACCTACAGGCCGGTGGTTGA
- a CDS encoding glucose-1-phosphate cytidylyltransferase codes for MKVVLFCGGYGMRMRNGASDDVPKPMAMVGPRPLIWHVMRYYAHFGHTEFILCLGYGAHHIKNFFLNYEETASNDFVLRGGRTELLSTDIADWTITFAQTGIESPIGERLRRVRHHLDGDEMFLANYADVLTDAPLPEMIDRFARRDAGASMMVVPPQSSFHCVELGEDGLVGGITAVSELPLWENGGYFVLRQEVFDHIPENGDLVADGCAQLAKRGRLVAHQHRGFWKPTDTVKERAALDDSYARGDRPWAVWERNSAGVGA; via the coding sequence ATGAAGGTCGTTCTGTTCTGCGGCGGTTACGGGATGCGCATGCGCAACGGAGCCTCCGACGACGTGCCCAAGCCGATGGCGATGGTCGGGCCGCGACCGCTGATCTGGCACGTCATGCGCTACTACGCGCACTTCGGGCACACGGAGTTCATCCTGTGTCTCGGGTACGGGGCTCACCACATCAAGAACTTCTTCCTCAACTACGAGGAGACGGCGTCCAACGACTTCGTGCTGCGGGGCGGTCGGACCGAGCTGCTGTCCACCGACATCGCGGACTGGACGATCACGTTCGCGCAGACCGGCATCGAGTCGCCGATCGGGGAGCGGCTGCGCCGGGTGCGGCACCATCTGGACGGCGACGAGATGTTCCTCGCCAACTACGCCGATGTGCTCACCGATGCCCCACTGCCGGAGATGATCGACCGGTTCGCCCGGCGCGACGCCGGTGCGTCGATGATGGTGGTGCCGCCGCAGTCCTCGTTCCACTGCGTGGAGCTGGGCGAGGACGGCCTGGTGGGGGGCATCACCGCGGTGAGCGAACTGCCGCTGTGGGAGAACGGCGGCTACTTCGTGCTCCGCCAGGAGGTCTTCGACCACATACCGGAGAACGGGGACCTGGTCGCCGACGGATGTGCCCAACTGGCCAAGCGCGGGCGGCTGGTGGCGCACCAGCACCGCGGCTTCTGGAAGCCGACCGACACCGTGAAGGAGCGGGCCGCGCTCGACGACTCCTACGCCCGGGGCGACCGTCCGTGGGCCGTGTGGGAGCGGAACAGTGCCGGAGTCGGAGCGTGA
- a CDS encoding O-antigen ligase domain-containing protein: MGGDLTRGGLPGGPDTAGTRPGAEARPAGTPRIVGIVWGLLVLNTLGSAGAKTIVPLPRSLIQMVTMGSLVAAFTLALAVNQRLRIRPSAYVLLLTLLLVSSVISSASLESGLGALFRCFRLALFIGTLWLLSRWWDGSLTFVRHHIRMYFAVLASVAAGLVVSPGAALPGLYGGRLVGALWPLTPPQIGQYAAVIIGLTVLLVLGRRTDRASAVAVIVPSFVLLALTHTRTATLGLFIGLALAICSLILTSAAARRFFTWAVLCAVVAAVGFASALQSWFLRGQSQENFSSLTGRAKVWNALLAAPRSTSEQVFGVGLGDKSFGGLPIDNSWLAVYNEQGLIGVTLVAAIIIVLGGVALLRPPSLQRACAIFLISYCAIASYTEAGLGDASPYLLHLALAAALLAAPAEAAALPMPEVPRRHIPRWARRSEVT, translated from the coding sequence ATGGGCGGCGACCTGACGCGCGGTGGCCTGCCGGGCGGACCGGACACGGCGGGAACGCGACCCGGCGCCGAAGCGCGCCCGGCCGGCACACCGAGGATCGTCGGGATCGTATGGGGGCTGCTGGTCCTCAACACGCTCGGCTCCGCCGGCGCCAAGACCATCGTCCCGCTGCCCCGCTCCCTCATCCAGATGGTCACCATGGGCTCGCTGGTCGCCGCGTTCACGCTGGCGCTCGCGGTCAACCAACGGCTGCGCATCCGGCCCAGCGCCTACGTGCTCCTGCTCACCCTGCTGCTGGTGTCGAGCGTGATCTCCAGCGCGAGCCTGGAGTCCGGGCTCGGCGCGTTGTTCCGCTGCTTCCGGCTGGCTCTCTTCATCGGCACACTGTGGCTGCTCAGCCGCTGGTGGGACGGCAGCCTGACGTTCGTCCGCCACCACATCCGGATGTACTTCGCGGTGCTCGCGTCGGTGGCCGCCGGCCTGGTCGTCTCACCGGGCGCGGCCCTGCCCGGCCTCTACGGCGGACGCCTCGTCGGCGCGCTGTGGCCGCTCACCCCGCCGCAGATCGGGCAGTACGCGGCGGTGATCATCGGGCTCACCGTGCTGCTCGTCCTGGGCCGCCGGACCGACAGGGCCAGCGCCGTGGCGGTCATCGTGCCGTCCTTCGTGCTGCTCGCGCTGACCCATACCCGGACGGCCACGCTCGGCCTGTTCATCGGACTGGCCCTGGCGATCTGCTCGCTCATCCTGACCAGCGCCGCGGCCCGCCGGTTCTTCACCTGGGCGGTGCTGTGCGCCGTGGTGGCCGCGGTCGGGTTCGCCTCCGCGCTGCAGTCGTGGTTCCTGCGCGGACAGAGCCAGGAGAACTTCTCCAGTCTCACCGGCCGGGCCAAGGTCTGGAACGCCCTGCTGGCCGCACCCCGGTCGACCTCGGAGCAGGTGTTCGGCGTGGGCCTGGGCGACAAGTCGTTCGGCGGGCTGCCGATCGACAACAGCTGGCTGGCCGTCTACAACGAGCAGGGTCTGATCGGCGTCACCCTCGTCGCGGCGATCATCATCGTGCTGGGCGGCGTCGCGCTGCTGCGGCCACCGTCGCTGCAGAGGGCCTGCGCGATCTTCCTGATCAGCTACTGCGCCATCGCGTCGTACACCGAGGCCGGTCTCGGCGACGCCTCGCCGTATCTGCTTCATCTGGCCCTGGCCGCCGCGCTGCTGGCGGCACCCGCCGAGGCCGCTGCCCTCCCGATGCCCGAAGTCCCTCGACGACACATCCCGCGCTGGGCCCGTAGATCGGAGGTGACCTGA
- a CDS encoding bi-domain-containing oxidoreductase produces the protein MKQVVQNYKSGELAVLDVPTPGCKPGGVLVRSAFSLISTGTELMKVSEAGMSMLGKARSRPDQVAKVMQSVATNGVPATYRKVMGKLDSYTPLGYSLCGVVEQVGAGIEDVKAGDLVACAGNEHALHAELNWVPKNLYAPVPDGLAPRHAAFGTVGSIAMQGVRQGEPQLGEVALVIGLGLIGQLVVQLLAAAGVRVVGADPDPVRCELAERLGAAACGDPASAAVEAAVAELTGGHGVDQVYLAAGGSSNQPVELAAHLCRDRGRVVDIGKCRLDLPWNAYYEKELDVRFSRSYGPGRYDPEYELEGRDYPIGYVRWTERRNLACFLDLLARGSVDVEPLVSHIADFDDAVDTYRRLKDGDLKAVAVLFRYPEPEAEAEEAGTPAIVVPAVKRSGGGASTRARADRTPVRLAFVGAGNYATSMLLPHLAQREGVELSTVVTTTALSAANAQRKFGFAEATTDLDAVLGDKSIDAVFVVTRHSSHAELTRRALLAGKTVFVEKPLALTEDELAGVLAAVEESGNDRLQVGFNRRFAPLLQESRKRFGARTGPASLRYLVNAGRLQHGSWYLRQGTEGSRFAGEGGHFIDTASWLLEADPISVYATAAPGNEDLQVLLRYPDGSTATISYVTTGAPGFPKETLDLVADGKVLRLDDFVRASVYGRKKWVSSRLPKARDKGQSAELAAFIKAVRTGGPMPVPLESLVATTSATLAVQTGLAGGVPVALAGTR, from the coding sequence GTGAAGCAGGTCGTACAGAACTACAAGAGCGGCGAGCTGGCGGTGCTCGACGTTCCGACGCCGGGGTGCAAGCCGGGCGGTGTGCTGGTCCGCAGCGCCTTCTCACTGATCTCCACCGGGACCGAGCTCATGAAGGTCTCCGAGGCCGGCATGTCGATGCTGGGCAAGGCCCGCTCCCGGCCGGACCAGGTGGCCAAGGTCATGCAGAGCGTCGCCACCAACGGGGTGCCCGCCACCTACCGCAAGGTGATGGGCAAGCTGGACTCCTACACGCCGCTGGGCTACTCGCTGTGCGGGGTGGTCGAGCAGGTCGGTGCCGGGATCGAGGACGTGAAGGCCGGCGACCTCGTGGCCTGCGCCGGCAACGAGCACGCGCTGCACGCCGAGCTGAACTGGGTGCCGAAGAACCTCTACGCCCCGGTCCCCGACGGCCTCGCCCCGCGGCACGCGGCCTTCGGCACCGTCGGGTCGATCGCGATGCAGGGCGTCCGCCAGGGCGAACCGCAGCTCGGCGAGGTGGCGCTGGTCATCGGCCTCGGGCTGATCGGGCAGCTGGTGGTGCAGCTGCTCGCCGCCGCGGGAGTCCGCGTGGTCGGAGCCGACCCCGACCCGGTGCGTTGCGAACTCGCCGAGCGCCTGGGCGCCGCGGCCTGCGGCGATCCCGCGTCCGCGGCCGTGGAAGCCGCCGTCGCCGAACTCACCGGCGGTCACGGCGTGGACCAGGTGTACCTGGCCGCCGGCGGCAGCAGCAACCAGCCCGTCGAGCTGGCCGCCCACCTCTGCCGGGACCGCGGCCGGGTCGTCGACATCGGCAAGTGCCGCCTGGACCTGCCGTGGAACGCGTACTACGAGAAAGAGCTCGACGTCCGCTTCTCGCGCTCGTACGGCCCCGGGCGCTACGACCCGGAGTACGAGCTCGAGGGGCGGGACTACCCGATCGGCTACGTGCGCTGGACCGAGCGCCGCAACCTGGCGTGCTTCCTCGATCTCCTCGCCCGCGGCAGCGTCGACGTGGAGCCCCTGGTCTCCCACATCGCAGACTTCGATGACGCCGTCGACACGTACCGGCGGCTGAAGGACGGCGACCTCAAGGCCGTGGCCGTGCTGTTCCGGTACCCCGAACCCGAGGCGGAGGCGGAGGAGGCGGGGACCCCGGCGATCGTCGTGCCCGCGGTGAAGCGATCCGGCGGCGGAGCGTCCACCCGGGCCCGGGCCGACAGGACGCCGGTGCGCCTCGCGTTCGTCGGCGCGGGAAACTACGCGACGTCGATGCTGCTGCCGCACCTGGCACAGCGTGAGGGCGTCGAGCTGTCGACAGTCGTCACCACCACGGCGCTGTCTGCGGCCAACGCGCAGCGGAAGTTCGGCTTCGCCGAGGCGACCACCGATCTCGACGCCGTGCTCGGCGACAAATCCATCGACGCGGTGTTCGTGGTCACCCGGCACAGCTCGCACGCCGAACTGACCCGCAGAGCACTGCTGGCAGGCAAGACCGTGTTCGTGGAGAAGCCCCTGGCCCTCACCGAGGACGAGCTGGCCGGCGTACTCGCGGCGGTGGAGGAGTCCGGCAACGACCGGCTGCAGGTGGGCTTCAACCGCCGGTTCGCGCCGCTGCTGCAGGAGAGCAGGAAGCGGTTCGGTGCCCGGACCGGTCCGGCGAGCCTCCGCTACCTGGTCAACGCGGGCCGGCTGCAGCACGGCAGCTGGTACCTGCGACAGGGCACCGAGGGCTCGCGGTTCGCCGGCGAGGGCGGACACTTCATCGACACGGCGAGCTGGCTGCTGGAGGCCGACCCGATATCGGTGTACGCGACAGCCGCGCCCGGCAACGAGGACCTGCAGGTCCTCCTGCGCTACCCGGACGGGTCCACCGCCACCATCAGCTACGTCACCACGGGCGCACCCGGCTTCCCCAAGGAGACGCTGGACCTGGTCGCGGACGGCAAGGTGCTGCGGCTCGACGACTTCGTCCGTGCCTCGGTCTACGGCCGTAAGAAATGGGTCAGTTCGCGGCTGCCCAAGGCCCGGGACAAGGGCCAGTCCGCCGAGCTGGCCGCGTTCATCAAGGCCGTGCGGACCGGTGGGCCGATGCCGGTGCCGCTGGAGTCGTTGGTCGCCACCACCTCGGCCACCCTCGCCGTGCAGACCGGCCTGGCCGGCGGTGTGCCGGTGGCGTTGGCGGGGACGCGATGA